The Desulfonatronum sp. SC1 genome window below encodes:
- a CDS encoding 2-hydroxyacid dehydrogenase has protein sequence MRVAVFSTKGYDREFLDAANEQASHELLYFETRLTSETCSLVQGVDAVCVFVNDSVDKVVLQAMAEAGVKLLVLRSAGFNHVDLKAASDLKITVVRVPAYSPHAVAEHTLALILALNRHIHRAYNRVRERNFALDGLLGFDVFGKTVGVVGTGKIGTVFSRLMSGFGCELLGYDPRPNDECKALGVQYVQLDELHERSHIISLHCPLTPQTRHLINRESLARMRQGVMLINTSRGAIVDTRAVIVALKSGRIGSLGLDVYEEEADLFFEDLSDEVIQDDVFARLLTFPNVLITGHQGFFTREALRNIAETTLTNVTAFAEGRKDYHEVTLNMAKVG, from the coding sequence ATGCGTGTCGCGGTATTCAGCACAAAAGGCTATGACCGGGAGTTTCTGGACGCGGCTAACGAACAGGCCAGCCATGAACTGCTGTATTTTGAAACCCGCTTGACCTCGGAAACCTGTTCCCTGGTTCAGGGGGTCGATGCGGTCTGCGTGTTTGTCAACGACAGTGTGGATAAGGTCGTGCTGCAGGCCATGGCCGAGGCCGGGGTGAAGCTTCTCGTGCTGCGTTCCGCGGGATTCAACCATGTGGACCTGAAGGCGGCATCAGACCTCAAGATCACTGTAGTCCGGGTGCCGGCCTATTCGCCCCATGCCGTGGCCGAACACACCCTGGCCCTGATTCTGGCCCTGAACCGGCACATCCACCGGGCCTACAACCGGGTGCGCGAGCGCAACTTCGCCCTGGACGGGCTGCTGGGCTTCGACGTTTTCGGGAAGACCGTGGGCGTGGTCGGGACTGGGAAGATTGGGACGGTTTTCAGCCGTCTGATGTCCGGTTTCGGCTGCGAGCTGCTCGGTTATGATCCTCGTCCCAATGATGAATGCAAGGCCTTGGGGGTGCAGTACGTCCAGCTCGACGAGCTGCATGAACGTTCTCACATCATCAGCCTGCACTGCCCCCTGACGCCGCAAACCCGGCATTTGATCAACCGTGAATCCCTGGCCAGGATGCGCCAGGGGGTGATGCTCATCAACACCAGCCGCGGGGCCATTGTCGATACCAGGGCGGTCATCGTCGCGTTGAAGTCCGGCAGGATCGGCAGCCTGGGTCTTGACGTGTACGAAGAGGAGGCGGACCTCTTCTTTGAGGACCTGTCCGACGAGGTCATCCAGGACGACGTCTTCGCCAGATTGCTGACCTTTCCCAACGTCCTGATCACCGGCCACCAGGGCTTTTTCACCAGGGAGGCCCTGCGCAACATCGCCGAAACCACCCTGACCAACGTCACCGCCTTTGCCGAGGGACGCAAAGATTACCACGAAGTCACCCTGAACATGGCGAAGGTCGGGTGA
- a CDS encoding HigA family addiction module antitoxin: MMRMHNPPHPGEVLRELCIESLGISVTDAAHALGVSRKTLSAILNGRSGISPEMALRLAKDLKVRNLMRHNQRLMGTPPCCAP, translated from the coding sequence ATGATGAGAATGCACAACCCACCCCATCCCGGCGAGGTTCTGCGCGAGCTGTGCATAGAATCGCTCGGTATTTCGGTTACGGATGCCGCACATGCCCTTGGCGTGAGCCGGAAAACGCTTTCCGCGATCCTGAACGGTCGTTCCGGCATCAGCCCGGAAATGGCGCTTCGTTTGGCCAAGGATCTCAAGGTGCGGAATCTCATGCGGCATAACCAGCGGTTAATGGGTACGCCGCCTTGCTGTGCCCCGTAG
- a CDS encoding Sfum_1244 family protein: protein MLTSMQALREQIQRNCAVSDANFSGAFSLCGLLLRMRELYKWEAGLAPWEEPEHGLILDWVEQREELWQELEGRGCETLLLEGQELDPFEVERINQRLASRNLLYGAGYVLGMKPSFLLAEPVESQLVEGLRVFTVDRELCRDIFATPVMRQGERVIARRQAMAFLLWDVIQEQRPSVRPALGYALAGYGLNSQDLLRQPGAHGAVYQRMVAEELRVWVYHEIGEALEDAFPGDVWHQMVANTCQTLAEVFIRAVKDLLADTHPQGLLARMIQEDRKPSLGLYLAMMRPLSKMLFPGIFSVFPDFVRSGNWSEVDQARGKAHVAGRNLAARLVDIHAAADPFDHARTVERIIEEVIRPLGIVDGMEVEAEGELPSK from the coding sequence CCGACGCCAATTTCAGCGGTGCGTTTTCCTTGTGCGGGCTGTTGCTGCGGATGCGGGAGCTGTACAAGTGGGAAGCCGGGCTGGCTCCCTGGGAGGAACCGGAGCACGGCCTGATTCTGGACTGGGTCGAGCAGCGGGAAGAGCTGTGGCAAGAACTGGAAGGGAGAGGCTGCGAAACGCTGCTCCTGGAGGGCCAGGAGCTGGACCCGTTCGAGGTGGAGCGGATCAACCAGCGGCTGGCGTCCCGGAACCTGCTCTACGGCGCGGGCTACGTGCTGGGGATGAAGCCCAGTTTTCTGCTGGCGGAGCCGGTGGAATCGCAACTGGTCGAAGGGCTGCGGGTGTTCACGGTGGACCGGGAGCTGTGCCGGGATATTTTCGCGACCCCGGTGATGCGCCAGGGAGAGCGCGTCATCGCCCGCCGCCAGGCCATGGCCTTTCTGCTCTGGGACGTGATCCAGGAGCAACGCCCTTCGGTGCGCCCGGCCCTGGGCTACGCCCTGGCCGGGTATGGGCTGAATTCGCAAGACCTGCTGCGTCAACCCGGTGCGCACGGGGCGGTCTACCAGCGGATGGTGGCCGAAGAGTTACGGGTCTGGGTGTATCACGAGATCGGCGAAGCCCTGGAGGACGCCTTTCCCGGCGACGTCTGGCACCAGATGGTGGCCAACACCTGCCAGACCCTGGCCGAAGTGTTCATCCGAGCGGTCAAGGACCTCCTGGCCGACACCCATCCCCAAGGCCTGCTGGCCCGGATGATCCAGGAGGACCGCAAGCCGTCCCTGGGGCTGTACCTGGCCATGATGCGCCCCCTGTCCAAGATGCTCTTCCCGGGCATCTTCTCCGTGTTTCCGGACTTCGTCCGTTCCGGAAACTGGAGCGAAGTGGACCAAGCCCGGGGCAAGGCCCATGTCGCGGGCCGGAACCTGGCCGCCAGACTCGTGGACATCCACGCCGCCGCCGACCCGTTTGATCACGCCCGGACCGTGGAACGGATCATCGAGGAGGTGATCCGGCCGTTGGGGATTGTCGACGGGATGGAAGTGGAGGCGGAAGGGGAGCTTCCATCGAAGTAG